From Apium graveolens cultivar Ventura chromosome 9, ASM990537v1, whole genome shotgun sequence, the proteins below share one genomic window:
- the LOC141685226 gene encoding uncharacterized protein LOC141685226 gives MHPPQPPPANVTTFKTLQSIKPPEFRGTEDPVEAHAWLKEMEKAFALTNFGKNQKVEYATYFFKGESNYWWETVKALKAAEVITWDNFKRMFLDTYFPRYMQTQMEMKFFELKQDNMTVGEYEKKFTELFRFMGEYVDSEG, from the coding sequence ATGCATCCACCTCAACCACCCCCAGCAAACGTCACTACTTTCAAAACATTACAATCTATAAAACCCCCAGAATTTAGAGGAACTGAAGACCCGGTAGAAGCTCATGCTTGGCttaaggagatggaaaaggcctTTGCCTTAACAAATTTTGGAAAAAATCAGAAGGTGGAGTATGCCACTTACTTTTTTAAAGGCGAatcgaactattggtgggagacaGTGAAAGCTTTAAAAGCTGCTGAAGTTATTACTTGGGATAACTTTAAGAGAATGTTTTTGGATACGTATTTTCCTCGCTATATGCAAACACAAATGGAGATGAAGTTCTTCGAGTTGAAGCAAGACAATATGACAGTTGgagaatatgagaagaagtttacagaaCTTTTTAGGTTTATGGGAGAGTATGTTGATTCTGAAGGGTaa